Proteins encoded within one genomic window of Amycolatopsis sp. 2-15:
- a CDS encoding inositol monophosphatase family protein, whose product MTLLSSRPSQPVEPGLLSRALEVAGRLANDATDVITATAGRGAHPSTLDSPFDWVTDTDRILERHTRRVLTAEFPGIPVVGHEFGADHGADVAEYRWVVDSVDGTANYVAGVPWCAYSLALIDASGPVVGVVADPYRAQIYAAARGRGARANGKPIQLVDRRVTAGAIVCTELARKGPWPGMGGFIERAAAAHAGVRVLGSAALSIAQVALGHAAAAVLHSYHEWDVAGSVAMAIEAGAVVLDKHGEDTTLPTDGLLVAAPGVADEVLSWWQETATVATT is encoded by the coding sequence ATGACCCTCTTGTCCTCCAGGCCGTCGCAGCCCGTGGAGCCGGGGCTGCTCTCGAGGGCTCTCGAGGTGGCCGGCCGGCTGGCCAACGACGCCACCGACGTGATCACCGCGACGGCGGGCCGTGGTGCCCACCCCTCGACCCTGGACTCCCCTTTCGACTGGGTCACCGACACCGACCGTATCCTCGAGCGCCACACCCGCCGGGTGCTGACGGCCGAGTTCCCCGGGATACCCGTGGTCGGCCACGAGTTCGGCGCCGACCACGGCGCCGACGTGGCCGAGTACCGCTGGGTCGTGGACTCCGTCGACGGCACCGCCAACTACGTCGCCGGCGTGCCGTGGTGCGCCTACAGCCTCGCGCTGATCGACGCGTCCGGGCCGGTGGTGGGGGTGGTCGCCGACCCGTACCGCGCGCAGATCTACGCCGCCGCCCGCGGCCGCGGCGCCCGCGCCAACGGCAAGCCGATCCAGCTCGTCGACCGCCGCGTGACGGCCGGCGCCATCGTCTGCACGGAGCTCGCCCGCAAGGGGCCGTGGCCGGGGATGGGCGGCTTCATAGAGCGCGCGGCGGCCGCCCACGCGGGCGTGCGGGTGCTGGGCTCGGCCGCGCTGTCGATCGCGCAGGTCGCGCTCGGCCACGCCGCCGCGGCGGTGCTGCACAGCTACCACGAATGGGACGTCGCGGGCTCCGTCGCCATGGCCATCGAGGCCGGCGCGGTGGTGCTCGACAAGCACGGCGAGGACACGACCTTGCCGACGGATGGCCTTTTGGTGGCCGCTCCGGGCGTCGCGGACGAGGTGCTGAGCTGGTGGCAGGAGACGGCGACGGTCGCCACGACCTGA
- a CDS encoding DUF3592 domain-containing protein: MTVRRERARRIGWFAVLGVASLLTVMCVSLLFAAIRNDNAIESHLGTATATVESVNFDRTIIQFQSPDGIVHSPANGVLYPSGLLAGQLVAIEYDVTNPDRTARVAGRTATLTLLPLGTTILFTWLVAGPLMWWLRRLIKRDRAARAATEVPEVPVA, from the coding sequence GTGACGGTCAGGCGTGAGCGGGCGAGGCGCATCGGGTGGTTCGCCGTCCTCGGTGTCGCCTCGCTCCTCACCGTGATGTGCGTGAGCTTGCTCTTCGCGGCGATCCGCAACGACAACGCCATCGAGTCCCACCTCGGCACGGCCACGGCCACCGTCGAGTCCGTGAACTTCGATCGCACGATCATCCAGTTTCAGAGCCCGGACGGCATCGTCCACAGCCCGGCCAACGGCGTCCTCTACCCGTCCGGCCTCCTGGCGGGCCAGCTCGTGGCCATCGAGTACGACGTCACGAACCCCGACCGCACCGCCCGCGTCGCCGGCCGCACCGCGACGCTCACCCTCCTGCCGCTCGGCACGACGATCCTGTTCACCTGGCTGGTCGCGGGCCCGCTGATGTGGTGGCTGCGCCGCCTGATCAAGCGCGACCGGGCCGCCCGGGCGGCGACCGAGGTGCCGGAGGTCCCGGTCGCCTGA
- a CDS encoding glycosyltransferase family 4 protein: protein MTNSVLRVVEHLVDRAHDVLVVAPGPGPESYRGAPVVRIPALDVPGVHSLPIGLPTRTVLTALSGFRPDVVHLASPFVVGARGLAAARRLRVPSIAVYQTDIAGFATSYGFGIGARAAWRWVRRVHSRADRTLAPSSDSVEQLRLHGVPRVHRWARGVDIDRFSPSHADPALRAELAPNGELLVGFVGRLAPEKEVDRLVSLAGVPGIRVVVVGDGPELPSLRERLPGAAFLGAKYGDELSVAYASLDVFVHTGPHETFCQAVQEAMASGLPVLAPDAGGPKDLVLPGRTGYLLPADREDFGRALVARIDDLRDAALRARLGEKARKVVLGRTWPAVCRELVGHYEAVQDRAARAA, encoded by the coding sequence GTGACGAATTCCGTGCTGCGGGTCGTCGAGCACCTGGTCGACCGCGCTCACGACGTGCTCGTGGTGGCGCCGGGACCGGGGCCCGAGTCCTACCGCGGCGCACCGGTCGTCCGCATCCCCGCGCTGGACGTGCCCGGCGTGCACTCCCTGCCGATCGGCCTGCCGACGCGCACCGTGCTCACGGCGCTCAGCGGCTTTCGCCCGGACGTGGTGCACCTGGCCTCACCCTTCGTGGTGGGTGCGCGCGGCCTGGCCGCCGCGCGGCGCCTGCGGGTGCCGTCGATCGCCGTCTACCAGACCGACATCGCGGGCTTCGCCACGTCGTACGGCTTCGGCATCGGCGCGCGCGCCGCCTGGCGCTGGGTGCGCCGCGTGCACTCGCGGGCCGACCGGACGCTCGCGCCGTCGTCCGACTCCGTCGAGCAGCTGCGGCTGCATGGCGTGCCCCGCGTGCACCGCTGGGCCCGTGGCGTGGACATCGACCGCTTCTCACCTTCGCACGCCGACCCGGCGTTGCGGGCCGAGCTGGCGCCCAACGGCGAGCTGCTGGTGGGCTTCGTCGGCCGGTTGGCTCCGGAGAAGGAGGTCGACCGCCTGGTGTCGCTGGCCGGCGTGCCCGGCATCCGCGTGGTCGTGGTTGGCGACGGCCCCGAGCTTCCGTCCCTGCGCGAACGCCTCCCCGGCGCGGCCTTCCTCGGCGCGAAGTACGGCGACGAGCTGTCCGTGGCCTACGCGAGCCTCGACGTGTTCGTCCACACCGGACCGCACGAGACGTTCTGCCAGGCCGTCCAGGAGGCCATGGCCTCCGGCCTCCCGGTGCTCGCGCCCGACGCGGGCGGCCCGAAGGACCTGGTCCTGCCCGGCCGCACCGGCTACCTGCTGCCCGCCGACCGGGAGGATTTCGGCCGCGCCCTCGTTGCGCGCATCGACGACCTGCGCGACGCGGCCCTGCGGGCGCGGCTGGGGGAGAAGGCCCGCAAGGTAGTGCTGGGGCGGACGTGGCCCGCGGTGTGCCGGGAGCTGGTGGGGCACTACGAGGCCGTGCAGGACCGGGCCGCGCGCGCGGCCTGA
- a CDS encoding glycosyltransferase, with protein sequence MHIVQLANFYGPRSGGLRTALHHLGAGYVASGHRVTLVVPGTRYAVETLPTGVRRYSLPAPRIPGTGGYRAVDPHRVRSLLRRLSPDRLEVSDRLTLRGMGTWARLNGVPSTVISHERLDRLLEQFLLPRPVARGIADVANRRMAASYDTVVCTTAFARAEFDRIAAPNVRRVPLGVDLATFAPTMRSDSWRHSLAGGADALLVHCGRLSPEKHVERSVDTVAELTESGARVRLVIAGDGPRRRALERRARGLPVTFLGFLSGRDEVARLLATADVSLAPGPHETFGLAALEALASGTPVVVSASSALREIVRPGCGAAVDDHAPAFATAVTGLLDSPEDLRRAAARARAEEFAWPESVRGMLAALG encoded by the coding sequence ATGCACATCGTCCAGCTGGCGAACTTCTACGGGCCGCGCTCGGGAGGGCTGCGGACGGCCCTGCACCACCTCGGCGCGGGCTACGTCGCCAGCGGGCACCGCGTGACCCTCGTCGTGCCGGGCACCCGGTATGCGGTGGAGACACTGCCCACGGGCGTGCGGCGGTACTCGCTGCCCGCGCCCCGGATCCCCGGCACGGGCGGCTACCGGGCCGTCGACCCGCATCGCGTGCGGTCCCTGCTGCGGCGGCTTTCGCCGGACCGCCTGGAGGTCTCGGACCGGCTGACGCTGCGCGGCATGGGCACCTGGGCTCGCCTCAACGGGGTTCCCAGCACGGTGATTTCCCACGAGCGTCTCGACCGTCTGCTGGAGCAGTTCCTCCTGCCACGGCCGGTCGCTCGCGGTATCGCCGACGTCGCCAACCGCCGGATGGCCGCCAGCTACGACACGGTCGTGTGCACCACGGCTTTCGCCCGCGCCGAATTCGACCGGATCGCCGCGCCCAATGTCCGCCGGGTCCCCCTGGGCGTCGACTTGGCGACCTTTGCGCCGACGATGCGCTCGGACTCATGGCGGCATTCCCTGGCCGGTGGCGCGGATGCCCTGCTTGTCCACTGTGGACGCTTGTCTCCCGAGAAACACGTGGAGCGCAGCGTGGATACGGTCGCCGAGCTGACGGAGTCCGGCGCCCGCGTGCGCCTGGTCATCGCGGGTGACGGGCCTCGAAGACGCGCGCTGGAACGCCGCGCCCGCGGCCTCCCCGTGACGTTCCTGGGATTCCTCTCCGGCCGCGACGAAGTCGCCCGCCTGCTGGCCACCGCCGACGTGTCGCTCGCCCCGGGCCCCCACGAGACGTTCGGCTTGGCCGCCCTCGAAGCCCTCGCCTCCGGCACCCCCGTCGTGGTCTCCGCCTCGTCCGCCCTGCGCGAGATCGTCCGCCCCGGCTGCGGCGCCGCCGTCGACGACCACGCCCCCGCCTTCGCCACCGCCGTCACCGGCCTCCTCGACAGCCCCGAAGACCTCCGCCGCGCCGCCGCCCGGGCGCGGGCGGAGGAATTCGCGTGGCCGGAGTCGGTGCGGGGGATGCTCGCCGCGCTCGGCTGA